From Daucus carota subsp. sativus chromosome 6, DH1 v3.0, whole genome shotgun sequence, the proteins below share one genomic window:
- the LOC108227693 gene encoding zinc finger protein GIS2, translating into MSSISRSRSNSRSRSRSPMDRKIRTERYSYRDAPYRRETRRGFSQNNLCKNCKKPGHFARECSNVAICHNCGLPGHIASECSTKSLCWNCREPGHMAGNCPNEGICHTCGKTGHRARDCSAPQLPPGDLRLCNNCFKQGHIAVDCTNDKACKNCRKTGHLARDCQNDPVCNMCNISGHVARDCPKGNITDERGGSRGGGYRDIVCRNCQQVGHMSRDCVALMICHNCGGRGHLAFECPSGRFMDRMDRMDRMDRYPRRY; encoded by the exons ATGAGTTCAATCAGCAGGAGCCGAAGCAACAGCAGAAGCCGCAGCAGGAGCCCGATGGATCGCAAGATCCGTACAGAACGCTACTCCTATAGAGATGCACCATACAGGAGGGAGACACGTCGGGGTTTCAG CCAGAACAACCTTTGCAAGAATTGCAAGAAACCAGGCCATTTTGCTAGGGAATGCTCTAATGTGGCAATTTGTCACAATTGTGGCCTTCCGGG GCATATCGCATCGGAGTGCAGCACAAAGTCTCTATGCTGGAACTGTCGGGAGCCTGGACACATGGCTGGAAACTGTCCAAATGAGGGAATTTGCCACACATGTGGCAAGACAGGTCACCGTGCAAGGGACTGCTCAGCTCCTCAGCTGCCTCCAGGTGATCTGAGGCTGTGCAATAATTGCTTTAAGCAAGGACATATAGCAGTTGACTGTACAAATGACAAGGCATGCAAGAACTGTAGGAAGACAGGCCACTTGGCTCGTGATTGTCAGAATGATCCTGTTTGCAACATGTGTAACATATCAGGCCATGTTGCTAGAGATTGCCCGAAAGGTAATATCACTGATGAGAGGGGTGGCAGTCGCGGTGGTGGTTATCGTGATATCGTGTGTCGGAACTGCCAGCAGGTGGGCCATATGAGCCGTGACTGTGTAGCCTTGATGATTTGCCACAACTGTGGGGGCCGAGGACACTTGGCATTTGAGTGCCCCTCAGGGAGGTTTATGGATCGCATGGACCGCATGGATCGCATGGACCGCTATCCTAGGCGATACTGA
- the LOC108227217 gene encoding zinc finger CCCH domain-containing protein 19: MEENDDNLSNKSRLIDIDDTVDTLEPKECDVAGEKSSDFECVGREIEEAEASIPVTESENLSENCVELEIDGKFSDGVEVEAGELERKDELSGEIEVSGVGVDASGIEVRDDKDDEIEGEVLYDTVRGDDKNDELEGEVVAEKKDELQGNYGCQVAKEGEVEGNGVDEGEILGDNDQVEDKDVCEDGFDDKQNVCVQVVAEKKDELEVEGGMNVGEEAGDKVVPESEIKDEAGVELQAGAVCEEVKAEELKGDCGTEVVGEALCEVGNEAENKSEIETEMKVSREPVKNVDDMVEEEKVEMGYVSSQSLNEVEERAANIEDNAEHSSGLIGLAEDTVMEEKNLVMESVNKKRDDELDSAPESDDEEDIMETGREYDEDKFEGEVPQPDGDSQLAEDEEDIMETEREFDEDKFEGEVPQPDGDSQLAEDEEDERLVGDEEIPAADVEMETETDAGELVKISGGKRKRGKNTKAAGKAQPLNMVGLPVEEEDVCFVCFDGGDLVLCDRKNCPKAYHASCVNRNEKFFQAKGRWNCGWHQCSHTNCQKNAYYMCYTCTFSLCKGCIKDAVILCVRGNKGFCEACIKIVMMIEDNAQGSQAQIDFDDKSSWEYLFKDYWIDLKESLSISPVEIAKAKNPWKGSALGASKNESPGEQLDTKDDVGVGTDNASDNPEASKPKKRKYSKRLKSRATKQDESTSEAITAGAERKSTPKSTEWASKELLEFVMHMRDGDRTVLSQFDVQALLLEYIKTNKLRDPRRKSQIICDARLENIFGKARVGHFEMLKLLESHFLMKEDTQIDDVQGSVVDTETNHVDADGNIECVIKSGKDRKRKTRKKDGRERQSNLDDYAAIDIHNISLIYLRRKLMEDLLEDIETFSDKVVDTFVRIRISGSNQKQDIYRLVQVKGTTKVDDFYKVGKRTTNLMIEILNLNKKEVISIDSISNQEFTEDECKRLRQSIKCGFIAPMTVGAIQDKAMEVQVARVNDWLESEVQRLTHLRDRASDLGKKKQLRECVESLQLLRTPEERRRRLEDIPEIHADPKMDPEFVSEDNDSEIDSSKQEIYTRPRGSGFSRRGREPISPGSGDAKESWTGSRRSSGKGWELNRNLSDKNLANTVEDAPLSIGVSADNSWNNGRGSETEKPIILEKPNSVTSSEAFGFNRNSAARSDSSSHVQSQKSPASLLAPVATAPLNISEIDKIWHYQDPHGKVQGPFSMAQLRKWSNTGYFPSDLRIWSSSGNKDDSLLLTDALAGKFQKLLPDNGIPNSNNLHNPHLPPLHSLHQGREVQDAEKLNSDQNHFTMDSNINSASRNWAAHSVEIPLLSADGTNSNHNGRNNLVNLPSPTPKQRSSGEAGRPIGGVSLPGSIEALQSPAAATPDSTRNLMLASEKTPSISHPAFGASPNPEQGNLLGSTISLPNPQSTVASLHGGQNVSHPFIAPETNANIVQSVTANNPALGTQNWAGAPTQSLEANSSIQASTQQPVYAQWSGVQSTPVQNPSINFPVQGVPQVPNSWRPPMQTNQTNMQPNVQWGTGIADNSASQNLQPDNPNSGWASMQVSPNIGWSGPNPNMNWMASVQGAQPGNLNAGWVIPGGSSGVGFQGAVPGNINSGWVPQPGNAVGVVQMLGPMNANQGWYSNMAASTQGAAPGNGNAGLAAPISNLGSNVQGQMPGNANTGWSAPSGNANQGWGPLAGNQGNNRSQHHRIGDKFSSQKDQGSQPGRNWNKPSSFGGGGGGPRHGGSRGICYMFQDTGHCKRGDSCSFRHSL, encoded by the exons ATGGAGGAAAACGATGATAATCTATCCAATAAATCTCGGCTTATTGATATTGATGATACAGTAGATACGCTAGAGCCCAAAGAATGCGATGTGGCTGGTGAAAAAAGCAGCGATTTTGAGTGTGTTGGTCGTGAAATTGAAGAAGCTGAGGCTTCGATTCCTGTGACCGAATCGGAAAATCTGTCTGAGAATTGTGTGGAGCTGGAAATTGATGGTAAGTTTAGTGACGGCGTGGAGGTGGAAGCCGGGGAATTGGAAAGGAAGGATGAGTTGAGTGGTGAAATAGAGGTTAGTGGGGTCGGTGTGGATGCGAGTGGAATTGAGGTAAGAGATGATAAGGATGATGAAATTGAGGGAGAAGTTTTGTATGATACTGTGCGAGGAGATGATAAGAATGATGAATTAGAGGGAGAAGTTGTGGCGGAGAAGAAAGATGAATTACAGGGTAATTATGGGTGTCAGGTTGCGAAAGAGGGGGAGGTAGAAGGTAATGGTGTCGACGAGGGAGAGATATTGGGGGATAATGATCAGGTGGAAGATAAAGATGTTTGTGAGGATGGTTTTGACGATAAGCAAAATGTTTGCGTGCAGGTAGTGGCGGAAAAGAAAGATGAATTGGAGGTTGAAGGTGGTATGAATGTGGGAGAAGAAGCGGGGGATAAAGTTGTGCCCGAGAGTGAGATAAAAGATGAGGCTGGGGTTGAATTACAGGCAGGGGCTGTATGTGAGGAAGTGAAAGCGGAGGAGCTTAAAGGTGATTGCGGAACTGAGGTAGTCGGGGAAGCTCTGTGTGAGGTTGGCAATGAGGCTGAGAACAAAAGTGAGATTGAGACTGAGATGAAAGTGAGTCGGGAGCCTGTTAAGAATGTTGATGATATGGTGGAGGAGGAGAAAGTGGAAATGGGATATGTCTCGAGTCAGTCTCTGAATGAAGTGGAGGAAAGGGCTGCTAATATTGAGGATAATGCAGAACATAGTTCCGGTTTAATTGGTCTTGCCGAAGATACAGTCATGGAGGAAAAGAATTTGGTAATGGAAAGTGTAAACAAGAAAAGAGATGATGAGTTGGATTCTGCTCCAGAgtctgatgatgaagaagatatAATGGAAACTGGAAGAGAATACGATGAGGATAAATTTGAAGGAGAGGTTCCTCAACCAGATGGTGATTCACAGTTggctgaagatgaagaagatatAATGGAAACTGAAAGAGAATTTGATGAGGATAAATTTGAAGGAGAGGTTCCTCAACCAGATGGCGATTCACAGTTggctgaagatgaagaagatgaaagatTGGTGGGGGACGAGGAGATTCCCGCTGCcgatgttgaaatggaaacaGAAACTGATGCAGGTGAATTAGTGAAGATCAGTGGAGGGAAGCGGAAGAGAGGAAAGAATACAAAAGCTGCAGGAAAAGCTCAACCACTCAATATGGTCGGACTTCCGGTTGAGGAGGAGGatgtttgttttgtttgctTTGATGGTGGAGACCTCGTGCTGTGCGACCGAAA GAACTGCCCTAAAGCATACCATGCTTCTTGTGTTAATCGTAATGAGAAATTCTTTCAAGCCAAGGGTCGTTGGAATTGTG GTTGGCATCAGTGCAGCCATACAAACTGTCAGAAAAATGCATACTATATGTGCTATACATGTACTTTTTCCTTGTGCAAAGGATGTATTAAGGATGCAGTCATATTATGTGTTAGAGGAAACAAAGGCTTTTGCGAAGCTTGCATTAAAATTGTGATGATGATTGAAGATAATGCACAAGGAAGTCAG GCacaaattgattttgatgacaAGTCTAGCTGGGAGTACCTCTTCAAGGATTACTGGATAGATCTTAAAGAAAGTCTGTCTATTTCTCCAGTTGAAATTGCTAAGGCTAAAAACCCATGGAAAGGATCTGCTTTAGGGGCTAGCAAAAATGAGTCTCCTGGGGAGCAGCTTGACACAAAGGATGATGTTGGTGTTGGAACTGATAATGCCTCTGATAATCCTGAAGCGAGTAAGCCTAAAAAAAGAAAGTACAGTAAACGTCTAAAGTCTCGTGCTACTAAGCAAGATGAGTCGACAAGTGAAGCAATAACAGCTGGCGCGGAAAGAAAGTCTACACCTAAAAGCACCGAATGGGCATCAAAAGAGCTTTTAGAATTTGTTATGCACATGAGAGATGGGGATAGAACTGTTCTATCTCAGTTTGATGTTCAGGCCCTATTGCTTGAAtacataaaaacaaataaacttcGTGATCCTCGTCGAAAAAGTCAAATCATTTGTGATGCTAGGCTTGAAAATATATTTGGAAAAGCTCGTGTGGGACATTTTGAAATGTTAAAACTTCTTGAATCTCACTTTTTAATGAAGGAGGATACACAGATAGATGATGTTCAAGGTAGTGTTGTTGATACTGAAACCAACCATGTTGATGCTGATGGGAACATTGAATGTGTGATAAAAAGTGGGAAGGATAGGAAACGTAAAACACGGAAGAAAGATGGCCGGGAACGTCAATCTAATCTTGATGATTATGCTGCCATTGATATTCATAACATTAGCTTAATATACCTAAGAAGGAAGTTGATGGAGGATCTACTGGAAGATATTGAAACCTTTAGTGACAAGGTGGTTGATACTTTTGTGAGGATAAGAATTTCTGGTAGTAATCAGAAGCAAGACATATATAGGCTAGTCCAAGTCAAAG GTACGACCAAAGTAGACGACTTCTATAAAGTTGGCAAGCGGACAACTAATCTgatgatagaaattttaaatCTTAACAAGAAGGAGGTTATATCGATTGATAGCATTTCAAATCAGGAGTTCACGGAG GACGAATGCAAACGTTTACGCCAGAGTATAAAGTGTGGGTTCATCGCGCCCATGACGGTG GGTGCCATTCAAGACAAGGCCATGGAAGTCCAGGTTGCAAGAGTAAATGAT TGGCTTGAATCAGAAGTACAGCGGCTTACTCATCTTCGTGATAGAGCAAGCGATTTAGGCAAAAAGAAGca ACTCAGAGAGTGTGTAGAGAGTTTACAGCTTCTGAGGACCCCTGAAGAGCGTAGGCGTAGACTAGAAGATATTCCTGAGATACATGCAGACCCAAAGATGGACCCTGAATTTGTGTCGGAAGATAATGATAGTGAAATTGACAGTAGTAAACAAG aaatatatacgAGGCCCAGAGGTTCTGGGTTTAGCAGGAGAGGAAGGGAGCCCATATCTCCTGGAAGTGGTGATGCGAAAGAATCCTGGACTGGTAGCAGGAGAAGTTCTGGTAAAGGTTGGGAACTTAACAGAAATTTGTCGGATAAGAATCTTGCAAATACAGTTGAAGATGCTCCTCTTAGTATTGGAGTATCTGCTGATAACTCATGGAATAATGGTAGAGGCAGCGAGACAGAAAAACCTATTATATTGGAGAAGCCAAATTCAGTTACAAGTTCTGAAGCTTTTGGATTTAATAGAAATTCTGCTGCTAGATCTGATTCATCCTCTCATGTACAATCACAAAAGTCTCCTGCATCTTTGCTTGCTCCAGTTGCTACAGCTCCATTGAACATCAGTGAAATAGACAAGATATGGCATTACCAGGATCCACATGGAAAAGTTCAAGGCCCGTTTTCTATGGCTCAGTTACGTAAATGGAGCAATACCGGATACTTTCCCTCTGATCTCAGAATATGGAGTAGTTCTGGAAATAAAGATGATTCTTTGCTTTTGACTGATGCATTGGCTGGGAAGTTTCAAAAGCTGCTCCCAGACAATGGGATTCCAAATAGTAATAACCTGCATAATCCTCATCTCCCACCCTTGCACTCTTTACATCAAGGGCGGGAGGTTCAAGATGCCGAGAAATTGAACTCTGATCAGAACCATTTTACCAtggattcaaatattaattcagCATCAAGGAATTGGGCTGCTCATTCAGTTGAGATCCCACTACTTTCTGCAGACGGGACAAATTCTAATCATAATGGCAGAAACAATTTGGTAAATCTCCCTTCCCCTACCCCAAAACAAAGGTCTTCTGGGGAAGCGGGCCGTCCTATTGGTGGCGTCTCTCTACCTGGTAGCATTGAAGCCTTGCAGTCACCTGCGGCAGCTACCCCAGATAGTACCAGGAACTTGATGCTGGCATCTGAGAAAACTCCTTCAATTTCTCATCCTGCTTTTGGGGCATCACCTAACCCTGAACAGGGTAATCTTCTAGGCTCAACTATATCTCTTCCAAATCCTCAGTCAACTGTGGCTTCATTGCATGGAGGGCAGAATGTCAGCCATCCGTTTATTGCACCTGAAACTAATGCTAATATCGTGCAGTCTGTCACTGCTAACAACCCTGCACTTGGAACGCAGAATTGGGCTGGTGCCCCTACCCAGAGTTTGGAAGCAAATTCTTCGATTCAAGCATCCACCCAACAGCCGGTGTACGCTCAGTGGAGTGGGGTTCAATCAACTCCTGTGCAGAATCCATCTATAAATTTTCCAGTGCAAGGTGTCCCGCAGGTACCAAACTCCTGGAGGCCTCCAATGCAAACTAATCAAACTAACATGCAGCCTAATGTCCAGTGGGGAACGGGAATTGCAGACAACAGTGCTTCTCAGAACTTGCAACCTGATAATCCAAATTCTGGTTGGGCTTCAATGCAAGTAAGTCCGAATATAGGATGGTCAGGACCTAATCCAAACATGAACTGGATGGCTAGTGTTCAAGGGGCACAACCTGGGAATCTGAATGCCGGCTGGGTTATACCCGGTGGAAGTTCAGGAGTTGGTTTTCAAGGGGCAGTTCCTGGAAACATAAATTCAGGTTGGGTTCCTCAACCTGGCAATGCCGTTGGCGTTGTACAAATGCTTGGTCCGATGAATGCAAATCAAGGCTGGTATTCAAATATGGCAGCCAGCACTCAAGGTGCAGCCCCTGGAAACGGAAATGCAGGTTTGGCGGCACCCATCTCGAATCTAGGATCTAATGTTCAGGGACAAATGCCAGGAAATGCAAATACAGGCTGGTCAGCACCATCAGGAAATGCAAATCAGGGTTGGGGCCCGCTAGCAGGGAATCAAGGGAACAACAGAAGCCAGCACCATCGCATTGGTGATAAGTTCTCTAGTCAAAAGGATCAGGGTTCTCAACCAGGTAGAAATTGGAACAAGCCGTCATCAtttggaggtggaggtggaggtccTAGACATGGCGGCTCTAGAGGAATATGCTATATGTTCCAGGACACAGGGCATTGCAAGAGAGGAGATTCTTGCAGTTTCCGGCACTCATTATGA